A window of the Helianthus annuus cultivar XRQ/B chromosome 4, HanXRQr2.0-SUNRISE, whole genome shotgun sequence genome harbors these coding sequences:
- the LOC110936696 gene encoding sucrose transport protein SUC2 — MESAMKSDKQPPRAPLQLQHHELPQRPIWQIIMVAAIAAGVQFGWALQLSLLTPYVQLIGVPHTWSSFIWLCGPISGLIVQPVVGYYSDRCTSRFGRRRPFIAGGAMLVAIAVFLIGYAADIGVSTGDKIGAPSKPRAIAIFVIGFWILDVANNTLQGPCRALLADLAGSNSSKIRTGNAMFAFFMGVGNVLGYSAGSYTHLYRIVPFTKTDACDVYCANLKTCFFISIALLVSITVLALSTVSEDPFVPEPVDDSKSTGKQLVFFGEMFGALKELSRPMWILLLVTCLNWIAWFPFLLYDTDWMGKEVYGGKVGEQLYNRGVRAGALGLMLNSVVSGLASLCIEHLARWIGGVKRLWGGVNFLLAVCLAMTVLVTKMAESERVFVTGADGTVTPRSPSSGVVGGALTIFAVLGAPLAVTFSVPCALASIFCNNSGAGQGLSLGVLNLAIVIPQMVVSVLSGPWDALFGGGNLPAFVVGAVAAAASGIFALTMLPSPPPDVVLSKVSGGGMH, encoded by the exons ATGGAATCCGCCATGAAATCCGACAAACAACCACCACGAGCACCGCTGCAGTTGCAGCACCATGAACTACCTCAAAGACCCATATGGCAAATCATAATGGTGGCCGCAATTGCGGCCGGAGTCCAGTTCGGTTGGGCTCTTCAACTCTCACTACTCACCCCATATGTTCAACTTATCGGAGTCCCCCATACTTGGTCCTCCTTCATCTGGCTTTGCGGCCCGATCTCGGGCTTGATCGTGCAGCCCGTGGTCGGGTACTACAGCGACCGATGTACTTCCCGCTTCGGTCGCCGTCGTCCGTTTATCGCCGGGGGAGCGATGTTAGTCGCCATCGCAGTATTCCTTATCGGATACGCGGCCGACATTGGCGTCTCCACCGGCGACAAAATTGGCGCGCCGAGTAAACCGCGCGCCATCGCCATCTTCGTCATAGGATTCTGGATCCTCGACGTGGCAAACAACACCCTACAGGGTCCCTGTAGGGCGTTGCTTGCTGACTTAGCCGGTTCGAATTCTAGTAAAATTCGAACCGGGAACGCGATGTTCGCGTTCTTCATGGGTGTGGGAAACGTGTTGGGATACTCAGCAGGGTCCTACACCCACTTATACAGGATCGTcccgtttaccaaaacggacGCCTGTGATGTCTACTGCGCCAACTTGAAAACATGTTTTTTTATCTCCATCGCGCTGCTAGTCAGCATCACGGTACTGGCTCTTTCGACTGTGTCAGAAGATCCATTTGTACCAGAACCGGTTGACGACAGTAAGTCAACCGGCAAACAACTCGTGTTTTTCGGCGAGATGTTCGGCGCTTTAAAAGAACTATCAAGACCCATGTGGATATTGTTGTTGGTCACATGCTTAAACTGGATTGCATGGTTTCCTTTCCTATTATACGACACTGATTGGATGGGTAAGGAAGTGTACGGTGGAAAAGTGGGTGAACAGTTGTACAACCGCGGTGTTCGCGCTGGCGCACTCGGGTTGATGCTTAACTCGGTTGTTTCGGGTCTCGCTTCGCTTTGTATCGAGCATTTGGCGCGGTGGATTGGTGGCGTAAAGCGGTTGTGGGGTGGTGTAAACTTTTTGTTGGCGGTGTGTTTGGCGATGACGGTTTTAGTGACGAAAATGGCGGAGTCGGAAAGGGTTTTCGTGACGGGGGCTGACGGTACCGTCACTCCCCGTTCACCAAGCTCCGGTGTTGTAGGTGGAGCTTTGACTATTTTTGCTGTTCTTGGTGCCCCACTTGCG GTGACTTTTAGTGTTCCTTGTGCTCTAGCATCGATATTTTGCAATAACTCTGGAGCTGGGCAAG GTCTATCACTCGGTGTTTTGAATCTTGCAATTGTCATACCTCAG ATGGTGGTATCTGTACTAAGTGGACCATGGGACGCACTATTCGGTGGTGGCAACCTACCCGCGTTTGTGGTGGGAGCCGTTGCGGCTGCAGCAAGTGGAATCTTTGCACTCACCATGCTTCCTTCACCACCTCCAGACGTCGTACTTTCCAAGGTTTCTGGTGGCGGTATGCATTAG
- the LOC110936697 gene encoding transportin-1 produces MAAAAAAAWQPQEAGFKEICGLLEQQISPSSDKSQIWQQLQHYSQFPDFNNYLAFILARAEGKPVEVRQAAGLLLKNNLKTAFKSMPVTNQEYIKAELLPCLGSADRQIRSTSGTIISAIVELGGVLGWPELLHTLVKCLDSTDLTHMEGAMDALSKICEDAPQVLDVESPGSSERPVDIFIPRLLQLFQSPHVSLRKLALGSVNQFILLMPPVLFMSMDTYLQGLFVLANDPSSEVRKLVCSAFVQLIEVRPSFLEPHLRNVIEYMLQVNNDPDEEVSLEACEFWSVFCEAPLPPDNLRPFLPRLIPVLLSNMAYADDDESLLDAEEDGSLPDRDQDLKPHFHSSRFHGSDDAEDDDDDIVNIWNLRKCSAAALDMISNVFGDEILPTLMPFVQSKLNVSDVASWKEREAAVLALGAVAEGCINGLYPHLSDIVAFLIPLLDDKFPLIRSISCWTLSRFSKYIVQGIGHQKGHEQFEKVLTGFLRRILDDNKRVQEAACSAFAILEEEAADLLSPRLEIILQHLMCAFGKYQRRNLRIVYDAIGTLADAVGGELNQPKYLEILMPPLIAKWQQLSNSDKDLFPLLECFTSIAQALGSGFAQFAQPVFQRCLDIIQSQQLAKVDPVAAGVQFDKEFVVCSLDLLSGLTEGLGSGIESLVSQSNLRDLLLQCCLDDGSDIRQSAFALLGDLARVCPIHLRPRLPEFLDVAAKQLNTPKLKETISVANNACWAIGELAIKVNQEISPVVMTVISCLVPILQHAEGFNKSLIENSAITLGRLASVCPELVSPHMEHFMQSWCIALSMIRDDIEKEDAFRGLCAMVKANPSGALSSLVFLCRAIASWHEIRSEELHNEVSQVLLGYKQMLKNGAWEQCMSALEPPVKERLSKYNV; encoded by the exons atggcggcggcggcggcggcaGCATGGCAGCCTCAAGAAGCAGGGTTTAAGGAGATCTGTGGGTTACTTGAACAACAAATTTCTCCATCTTCTGATAAATCCCAGATATGGCAGCAGCTTCAGCACTATTCCCAGTTCCCAGATTTCAATAATTATCTGGCTTTTATTCTGGCTCGTGCTGAG GGAAAACCAGTGGAGGTCCGACAGGCAGCCGGATTGCTTCTGAAAAACAATCTAAAAACCGCGTTCAAGTCAATGCCGGTAACAAATCAAGAATACATAAAAGCCGAGCTGTTACCGTGTTTAGGATCAGCAGATAGACAGATCAGATCAACATCTGGAACTATCATTAGCGCTATTGTTGAGCTCGGTGGTGTTTTAGGATGGCCCGAGTTGCTGCATACCCTTGTTAAGTGCTTAGATAGTACCGACTTAACTCATATGGAAGGGGCTATGGATGCTTTGTCTAAG ATTTGTGAGGATGCTCCTCAAGTGCTTGATGTGGAAAGCCCCGGCTCATCTGAGCGACCCGTTGATATATTTATTCCAAGATTACTTCAG TTATTTCAATCTCCACACGTCTCTCTTAGAAAGCTTGCTTTGGGCTCTGTAAATCAGTTCATTCTGTTGATGCCACCT GTTTTGTTTATGTCTATGGATACATACCTGCAAGGTTTATTTGTTCTTGCTAATGATCCATCATCAGAAGTACGGAAATTGGTTTGTTCGGCTTTTGTTCAGCTAATTGAAGTTCGTCCGTCTTTCCTTGAG CCACATTTACGTAACGTAATTGAATACATGCTACAAGTGAACAACGATCCCGATGAGGAAGTGTCACTTGAAGCCTGTGAATTTTG GTCTGTGTTTTGTGAAGCACCGTTGCCACCTGATAATTTACGACCATTCTTGCCACGTCTGATTCCC GTTCTGTTGTCAAACATGGCTTATGCCGACGATGATGAGTCACTACTTGATGCAGAG GAGGATGGTTCTCTTCCGGATAGAGACCAG GATTTGAAGCCGCATTTCCATTCGTCACGTTTTCATGGATCAGATGATGCTGAAGATGAT GACGATGACATAGTGAACATATGGAACCTCAGGAAGTGCAGTGCAGCTGCCTTGGATATGATCTCCAATGTGTTCGGTGACGAGATTCTTCCGACTTTAATGCCTTTTGTCCAA TCTAAGTTAAATGTGTCGGATGTCGCGAGTTGGAAAGAGAGAGAGGCTGCGGTTTTAGCTCTTGGTGCCGTAGCTGAGGGTTGCATTAACGGTCTTTATCCTCATCTTTCAGAC ATTGTAGCGTTCCTCATCCCTCTATTGGATGATAAATTCCCATTGATACGGAGCATTTCTTGTTGGACACTTTCACGTTTTAGCAAATATATTGTTCAG GGCATAGGTCATCAAAAGGGACATGAACAGTTTGAAAAAGTTCTCACAGGTTTTCTAAGAAGAATTTTGGATGATAACAAGCGTGTGCAGGAGGCGGCTTGCTCGGCTTTTGCAATTCTTGAAGAG GAAGCCGCTGACCTCTTGTCACCACGATTAGAGATTATATTACAGCACCTAATGTGCGCTTTTGGGAAATACCAG AGGAGGAATCTCAGAATCGTTTACGATGCTATTGGCACTTTAGCGGATGCAGTTGGAGGAGAATTGAATCAG CCTAAATACCTTGAAATTTTGATGCCGCCACTAATTGCAAAGTGGCAGCAACTTTCAAATTCCGACAAAGACCTCTTCCCACTTTTGGAGTGCTTTACATCCATAGCACag GCATTGGGTAGTGGATTCGCGCAATTTGCTCAACCTGTTTTCCAGAGGTGCCTAGACATCATTCAGAGTCAACAGCTTGCAAAG GTCGATCCTGTTGCAGCCGGGGTTCAGTTTGACAAAGAATTTGTGGTGTGTTCATTGGATCTTCTCTCCGGACTGACCGAAGGTCTTGGTAGCGGAATAGAGAGTCTG GTTTCGCAAAGTAATTTAAGGGATCTCCTTCTGCAATGTTGTTTGGATGATGGTTCCGATATCCGTCAAAGTGCATTTGCGTTGCTTGGAGACCTTGCAAGG GTTTGTCCAATTCATTTGCGCCCTCGTCTACCCGAGTTTCTCGATGTTGCTGCCAAGCAACTG AACACACCCAAACTGAAGGAAACTATCTCCGTGGCAAATAACGCCTGCTGGGCCATCGGAGAATTAGCAATCAAG GTTAACCAAGAAATTTCTCCGGTGGTGATGACTGTAATTTCATGCTTAGTCCCAATCTTACAACATGCAGAG GGGTTCAATAAGTCGCTAATCGAAAACAGTGCCATTACGTTGGGTAGACTTGCCTCGGTTTGTCCCGAGCTTGTATCACCCCACATGGAGCATTTCATGCAGTCATGGTGTATTGCTTTATCTAT GATTCGGGATGATATTGAAAAGGAGGATGCCTTTCGAGGTCTATGTGCAATG GTTAAAGCAAACCCATCAGGGGCTTTGAGCTCGCTTGTTTTCTTATGTAGAGCTATTGCTAGCTGGCAT GAAATAAGGAGTGAGGAGCTACACAATGAAGTTTCACAGGTTCTGCTTGGTTATAAGCAG ATGCTGAAGAACGGAGCATGGGAGCAGTGTATGTCGGCTTTGGAGCCACCTGTAAAAGAGAGGCTTTCAAAGTATAACGTATAG
- the LOC110933556 gene encoding uncharacterized protein LOC110933556 — translation MGSPSEESFTDIYRRYFSPDEDAAEEEAVTSACTFVLQTFEHIRPPPPPRPILRRTYILRDREAANERLMKDYFDAAPVHGPNVFRRRFRMSQRLFLRINNELENTYDFFKQRMDARGYLGFTSIQKVTSALRVLAYGNTYDINDEYLKMAEKTTRDTLEHFCYAGCFNDINTLEASPLIEGYISGTIPKAGFHANGNDYEHGYYLGDGIYPEYSIIVKTFSETFDEKRKNPCRMWHKDKIRMAMYACIILHNMIIEDDGKAICQNYIPEDLVELPQATTEERLVNAQLLRSREIHNALKADLVEHAWAIRPIRSNNDHDEDSEEEVGEEFEDGNFEDVGLDAGENEEEEGENEDDTEE, via the exons ATGGGTTCCCCGTCGGAAGAGTCTTTCACCGATATTTACCGAAGATATTTTTCCCCCGACGAAGACGCGGCCGAGGAagaagcggttacgagtgcatgtactTTTGTGCTACAAACATTTGAGCACATTCGGCCACCTCCCCCTCCACGACCCATCTTGCGACGCACCTATATCTTGCGAGATCGTGAAGCCGCGAacgagcgtttgatgaaagactattttgacGCGGCACCGGTTCACGGACCGAATGTTTTTAGACGACGTTTTCGGATGAGCCAAAGGTTATTTTTGCGCATTAACAATGAGTTGGAAAATACGTACGATTTCTTTAAGCAAAGAATGGACGCACGAGGATATCTAGGCTTCACCTCAATTCAAAAGGTCACATCCGCGTTACGCGTATTAGCATACGGAAACAcgtacgacatcaacgacgagtatttgAAGATGGCGGAGAAAACAACCCGAGATACGTTGGAACATTTTTGCTATG CCGGGTGTTTTAACGATATTAATACGTTAGAGGCTTCACCATTAATCGAGGGCTACATTTCTGGAACTATACCAAAGGCCGGTTTCCATGCAAACGGGAACGATTACGAGCATGGCTACTACTTGGGCGATGGTATCTACCCCGAGTATTCGATTATTGTTAAAACGTTTTCTGAAACTTTCGATGAAAAAAGaaa GAATCCTTGTCGCATGTGGCATAAGGATAAAATACGAATGGCCATGTATGCTTGCATCATTTTGCATAATATGATCATCGAGGATGATGGAAAAGCGATATGCCAAAACTATATTCCCGAAGATTTGGTCGAACTACCCCAAGCGACAACGGAAGAGAGACTCGTAAATGCTCAACTACTCCGATCTAGAGAAATACATAACGCGTTGAAGGCGGATTTGGTTGAGCATGCTTGGGCGATTCGCCCAATTCGATCAAACAATGATCACGACGAAGATTCCGAGGAAGAAGTGGGGGAGGAATTCGAAGACGGGAACTTTGAAGACGTAGGTTTAGATGCTGGagaaaacgaagaggaagaaggagagaacgAAGATGACACCGaagaataa